In Ignavibacteria bacterium, the sequence AAATGTAATTTTGAGCAATTACAAACAATAGTTGAAAGGAAAAATTTAATGAGATCAAAAAAAGCTTTATTCCTGCTCCTGTTTGGAATAATTATGATGGCATTTGCTTCGGAGGCTGAAGCGCAGACTTTATATTTCTGTGAAGGTGTTGATGACAGCGGTTACCCTATAACAGAATCATCAGTATTCAATATTTCTTCAAGCGGCGGATATTTGTATGCGCTGGTAAGGCTTCCGTACTCACTTGAATGCCGTTCTGTAAGAATGGAAATTTACAGAAATGGTGATTACGATAACACGATATATGTAGATACCGAAAAAAGCTGGACATGGTTCTGGAAAAAAATTACATTTTACAAACAGGGTTCTTATACTTTCTATGTATATGACTGCTTTGATTACAAGCTTGCTTCCGGAACAGTAAAGATACAGATCAGGTAAGCTGAATATATTTTTTTCGATTATTTTTATGCCGCTTATTAACAGCGGCATTTTTATTTAATATATTATTCCGGGTTTTTTCCTGATGGATTTTTTCTTAACCTCCAATGATTTATCTTGCGTAAATTTTTATATTAAATGTCAATTATACCCGCTGAAAAAAAGACAGAGCAATCAATAGCAAAAGGAATAGTTTCTGCTTTAACAGGATTATTTTTTCTTTCACTGGTGGCAGTGTGTGTAAAGCTTGCCGGTAAAACCGGGGCGCAGCTTGGGTGGATAGTATTTATGCAATATTCAGCCGCATTTACATTTGCATTAGTTTTAAGCGCTAAAGAAAAATTCCGGAATATTAAGCCTGCAAATTATCCTTTGGAAATTCTCAGGGGTTCAGCCGGGGTTATTTCGTTTCTGCTGTTTGCGGCAGCTATGACGGAAATTCCGATGGTTGACGCTTCTTTGCTTCAAAACACAGCGCCAATATTCATTCCTATTATCGGGTTAATATGGCTAAAAGATGTTGTAGAAAAACGAATATGGCTTGGCATTGTTATCGGGTTTATAGGCATCATCCTGATAATTAAACCCGATGAAAATGTTTTTAAGACGGGAGATCTTATCGGGCTGGCATCCGGTGTTCTGCTTGCGGTAAGTTATGTCGCAATGAGGATAATTACCCGGTCAGACGGATTTAAGACAATTCTTTTCTATTTCTCTCTATCTGCAATGATTCTTTCTCTGCCGTTGGGTATAATCTACTGGTCAAATCCGCCATTAGAGGGCTGGCTGTACTCTCTTGCCGGAGGCGTGTTTCTGGTTGCATACCTGAATATGCAGCAATATTCTTACAGGCACACAGAAGCATCTAAGTTAAGCCCGTTCAATTATTTTGTAGTTATATATGTTGGCTTAATGGACTGGTGGCTTTTTGGACATGTTCCTGATCTGCTTACTATAATAGGAATTGTGATAGTAAGCTTAGGCGGCATAATTGCAATATTAAAACACGAAGAAGATAAAGATAAACTAAAGCATAGCTGGCATTAGGGTGGGGGTACAATGATTTTTGTTAGGAGATAAAAAATTTCTTGGTTTTGCTATAGTTTCTGTTTATACAATCGTTTTATAGAAGTTATCTCCCAGTTGCCTTTGCAATTATTAATACCGAACTTGTCAGTAAATTTTCCGTTACTATTGGAAGGATCAAATGAATCATAAGTTACGGTTACTTCAAAAATACAATCAGAAATTTTATAGCTGTAAATATCTTCATCATATACTTTGGTGCCTGTTATTCCTCCGTATTTTTTAGTTGAGGAAAAAGATTCAAAATCATCCCGTATTGAAGGCGACATTTTTTCATATGCTGATCTAAAATCTCTTTTGCCCAGATTTTCAATCCACTCGGTTACTTGCCTGACGGCCTCCTTTTTATTGATACTACTTTGTGTTTCTGTAAAATTGAAATTTGTTTTTGTAATTGGAAATTCTTCATATTTATTGCCGTTCCATCTAAAAAGAGTAACAATAGTATCCCGAGTAATCATCATATCTCTTAATCCATTATTAAAAGAACCTAAAAAATTTGAAAATTCGTTATTTGCCTCTTTATATAATTCATTCCATTTCCCGCTTTGACTTTTCTTTAAAATTACTGTTTCGCTTTTACCGGGTCCAAAACATTTTTTACTGCCATAGTATCTTCTTATTACCTCCGGGTAGTTATCATAATCCAGATCAATAAATTCAAAATTACAGCTAACCAAGCTATCGCATTTTCCATCTTTTGGCAGAAACTGCCCTTCCATTTTGTTTAACATACCATCTGTTATTTCTGAAATTATTTTTGCGGTATCTTCACTATTTAGTAGTATATTAGGTGATCCCGGCTGAATTTGAAACTCCGGACCTATTTTAGCAAGTGGAATTAAATATATTCCCCTGGAAGCAAACGAACACGGGGTACCAAATTCCATTTCAACTAAATTGCCATCTTTAATTCCAAACTGCAGTTTCATCAAATCGTCGTTTGATTTTGGATTGGAAATGTAATCTTCCCAGAACATATCACCATAACCGCAAATGTTTCTGAAATAACTGGTAACAATTTTTTTGAAATTCGAAAGCCCCACTTG encodes:
- a CDS encoding DMT family transporter, with product MSIIPAEKKTEQSIAKGIVSALTGLFFLSLVAVCVKLAGKTGAQLGWIVFMQYSAAFTFALVLSAKEKFRNIKPANYPLEILRGSAGVISFLLFAAAMTEIPMVDASLLQNTAPIFIPIIGLIWLKDVVEKRIWLGIVIGFIGIILIIKPDENVFKTGDLIGLASGVLLAVSYVAMRIITRSDGFKTILFYFSLSAMILSLPLGIIYWSNPPLEGWLYSLAGGVFLVAYLNMQQYSYRHTEASKLSPFNYFVVIYVGLMDWWLFGHVPDLLTIIGIVIVSLGGIIAILKHEEDKDKLKHSWH